The proteins below come from a single Sander vitreus isolate 19-12246 chromosome 15, sanVit1, whole genome shotgun sequence genomic window:
- the svilc gene encoding supervillin isoform X2: MDTMENPVLEPRSERIARYKAERRRELAERFGNMEELPSKWVRKDGKEVHDPATQAHRGNLNSDGLSERVNGRARGVTNGLEDPAESNNLRRLLDAEEEENCKADVKTDDRAKMSVAAKMSLFKELEKSAAPEASAFLKPSSGSISHERRVRRGNDHRFLTQPITCEEIVAISAPKPAPTVESQSVQAESVEDADESCKLSMSEKLALFNKLSLPGRQGGSPADGPPERRRQKGARYRTQPITVEEVNLLQEGPVQLPAFYLSPHLSDRQQASSVNLKPSEIRLSKPRPDTGLVPGEPSCPTQQGQQGQQGLQRHDSEPVLRGILKKSCSGGSEWSRTDGSQTDTPTSHEQNGGGCEEAGIQGRTESTEQQEMSAAPRRERRKASGVEGGSLTAAPWRQRARTRRETIACTPIRTMSEQDAPQEERPCQIKLQEQLVPSVEHSSDTTGRVQKQNEEECVRRMNEETNAMGHIQVTLADDTVKLQETTDTSRIKEGTENLYVESVNPQCWEPVFASVYSSSTPQYIMCFNQTNLSFEAQEVSSPTKNQIQPQWRQKSKEVDDEMDQVEELNTEQNRKKQEAGCMAKREISMQTGIEFEAPQSSPLSVVPHEVKEETSVDESNTFDAGFYSDQPSPSACAPPPSGDVAAAESEQDLGVLCQTNTPILTSAVAEHRRSVRPSRRTQGSRNPLRALAARDDIRQDYMGERVNTAAEESTQAEKKSKNSSVADSHLSRSEDLISSSDATKSSPPFSSLMLIHIKGRRHVQVRLVEPSARSLNSGDCFLLVTPEHCILWSGEFANEQEKAKASELASSIQSQRDLGCQAPQMVHLEEGLNCDSSLAADFWSLLGGRTQYRGASAEEEDEIYERGVVESNCVYRLVENKLVPHEQAWASIPSVSLLGSTEALVFDFGGEVYLWHGQDVSLSRKNVALQLTHQVWVGAYDYTNCRVNPLDPTQCNPNTQLRGEGRPSWALFGCVSEHSETALFREKFLDWTGGNGGTEEAAPVSKKTQPIPVQSSQSVSLSPDVLSACDAKVLVSGQSLEGDNLVHNVFSGVDVQRGYGVITLEGGRQMELKTVAVDTWHVQEFEDSEIPVESTGQLYEGDSYVIRWTYSINTVDEMNSTDECSRGPGQKEYTAFFLWRGRDSSVSGRDTAAFLSIGINNHEDSQVVVPQGKEPPCFLQLFQGGLAIHKGKREEPSTNAEWRLFCVRGELPEEGSLLEVDCCCAGLRSRGSVVLLNSQQGVLYLWTGCKAPSSSRVVSKRVVEHLTQMCPLELGLSKSSPVTVQVVEEGSEPADFWTALGQMDRKAYDCMLQDPGKYNFTPRLFHLSASSGSFQAKEMLSPTRLPGLVMAMPFVQESLYSVPQPALFLLDNRLEVYLWQRGQPEQTESSASAWGCWHDERRCAMQTALQYCKEMNPRRPPQAYLIFEGLEPLTFTNVFPCWERSLGPHTQGDAGRVKLTLVQDALAQLMKTQYPLEELLRSPLPEGVDPQRLEVYLSDQDFQTILEMKRDEYDSLPDWKQIDLKKIKGLLC, encoded by the exons ATGGACACCATGGAGAACCCAGTCCTGGAGCCCAGATCAGAGCGGATCGCTCGCTATAAAGCTGAGAGGAGGCGAGAACTGGCCGAGCGCTTTGGCAACATGGAGGAGCTACCTTCTAAGTGGGTGAGGAAGGATGGGAAAGAGGTGCACGACCCAGCAACTCAAGCCCATAGAGGGAATTTGAACTCAGATGGCCTCAGTGAAAGAGTTAACGGCAGAGCGCGAGGGGTTACAAATGGATTAGAGGATCCTGCAGAGTCCAACAACTTGAGAAG GCTGTTGGacgcagaggaagaggagaactGTAAAG CTGATGTGAAAACAGACGACAGAGCCAAAATGAGTGTGGCAGCCAAGATGTCTTTGTTTAAA GAGCTGGAGAAGTCTGCTGCCCCTGAGGCCTCGGCCTTCCTGAAACCTAGCTCGGGCAGCATCTCTCATGAGCGCAGGGTGCGCCGTGGCAACGACCATCGCTTTTTAACCCAGCCAATCACCTGTGAGGAAATCGTGGCAATCAG CGCCCCCAAACCAGCACCAACAGTGGAGTCCCAGTCTGTGCAGGCTGAGTCAGTGGAGGATGCCGATGAGAGCTGCAAGCTGAGCATGAGTGAGAAGCTGGCCCTCTTCAACAAACTGTCCCTGCCAGGGAGGCAAGGGGGCAGCCCCGCTGACGGGCCCCCAGAGAGACGAAGGCAAAAGGGGGCTCGGTACCGCACACAACCCATCACTGTGGAGGAGGTCAACCTG CTCCAAGAAGGCCCCGTACAGCTTCCTGCATTCTATTTGTCCCCTCATCTGTCCGACAGACAGCAGGCCTCGTCTGTCAACCTAAAACCCAGTGAGATACGCCTTTCCAAGCCAAGACCTGACACCGGTCTTGTGCCTGGGGAGCCTAGTTGCCCTACCCAGCAGGGCCAGCAGGGCCAGCAGGGCCTGCAGCGCCACGACTCTGAGCCCGTCTTGAGAGGAATCCTGAAGAAGAGTTGCTCTGGAGGCTCAGAGTGGAGCAGGACGGATGGCAGTCAGACAGATACACCAACCAGCCATGAACAGAATGGTGGAGGTTGCGAAGAAGCAGGGATACAAGGAAGGACGGAGAGCACAGAGCAGCAGGAAATGTCTGCAGCACCGCGGAGAGAGAGACGCAAGGCTTCAGGTGTGGAGGGAGGCTCGCTGACTGCCGCTCCCTGGAGGCAGAGGGCTCGAACCAGGAGGGAAACCATTGCCTGTACACCAATAAGAACCATGTCAGAGCAGGACGCTCCTCAGGAGGAGAGGCCCTGCCAGATAAAGCTGCAGGAACAGCTGGTTCCCTCTGTGGAACACAGCTCAGATACCACTGGGAGAGTTCA GAAGCAGAATGAGGAAGAGTGTGTGAGGAGGATGAATGAAGAAACCAACGCCATGGGACATATTCAAGTCACACTGGCAGATGACACCGTTAAACTGCAGGAGACAACTGACACCAGCAGAATTAAA GAAGGGACAGAAAACCTTTATGTGGAGAGTGTCAACCCTCAGTGCTGG GAACCCGTCTTTGCCTCTGTCTATTCTAGCAGTACACCCCAATATATCATGTGTTTCAATCAG ACAAATCTGTCCTTTGAGGCACAAGAAGTCTCCTCTCCTACCAAGAACCAGATTCAGCCTCAGTGGAGACAGAAG TCTAAGGAAGTTGATGACGAGATGGACCAAGTCGAGGAATTGAATACAGAGCAGAACAGGAAAAAGCAAGAGGCTGGATGTATGGCCAAGAGAG AAATCTCCATGCAGACTGGGATAGAGTTTGAAG CTCCACAGAGCTCTCCACTCTCAGTGGTTCCACATGAGGTGAAGGAGGAGACGTCTGTGGATgaatcaaacacgtttgatgcTGGTTTCTACAGCGATCAGCCCTCTCCCTCCGCCTGCGCCCCCCCACCCTCTGGAGACGTCGCTGCTGCAGAGAGTGAGCAGGACCTGGGTGTCCTCTGCCAGACCAACACACCCAT ACTGACCTCAGCGGTAGCAGAGCACCGGCGGTCGGTGCGTCCGTCCCGTCGGACTCAGGGCTCCAGAAATCCTCTGAGGGCTCTCGCTGCCCGGGACGACATCAGGCAGGACTACATGGGAGAGAGAGTCAACACAGCTGCTGAGGAGAGCACCCAAGCAGAGAAGA AGTCCAAGAACTCCTCGGTGGCTGATTCACATCTTTCCAGATCAGAAGACCTCATCTCTTCCTCAGATGCTACCAAGTCTTCTCCTCCCTTCAGCAGCCTGATGCTCATTCACATCAAAG GTAGGCGGCATGTCCAGGTGCGTCTGGTGGAGCCCTCAGCGCGGTCGCTGAACAGTGGAGACTGCTTCCTGCTGGTCACCCCGGAGCATTGCATCCTGTGGAGCGGAGAGTTTGCCAATGAACAAGAGAAAGCCAAG GCTTCTGAGCTGGCATCATCCATCCAGAGTCAGAGGGATCTCGGCTGTCAGGCCCCCCAGATGGTCCACCTGGAGGAGGGGCTGAACTGTGACAGCAGCCTAGCTGCAGACTTCTGGAGCCTTCTAGGAGGAAGGACACAATACAGAG GAGCCAGTgcagaagaggaggatgagatCTACGAGCGTGGTGTGGTGGAGTCCAACTGTGTGTACAGGCTTGTGGAGAACAAACTGGTGCCTCATGAACAGGCCTGGGCTTCTATCCCCAGTGTCTCCCTGCTGGGCTCCACTGAG gcccTGGTGTTTGATTTCGGCGGTGAGGTGTACTTGTGGCATGGACAGGATGTTTCCCTCAGCAGGAAGAATGTTGCTCTCCAGCTGACTCACCAAGTGTGGGTCGGAGCTTATGACTACACCAACTGTCGAGTCAATCCACTGGATCCCACGCAGTGTAACCCGAACACACAGCT GAGGGGAGAGGGGCGTCCCAGCTGGGCGTTGTTCGGTTGTGTCTCAGAGCACAGTGAGACAGCTCTGTTCAGGGAGAAGTTCCTGGACTGGACAGGCGGGAATGGAGGCACGGAGGAAGCTGCTCCGGTGAGCAAGAAGACACAG CCCATCCCAGTGCAGTCTTCCCAGTCTGTGTCCCTGTCACCAGATGTCCTGAGCGCCTGTGACGCAAAGGTTCTAGTTTCGGGTCAGTCACTGGAAGGGGACAACCTGGTCCATAATGTGTTTTCTGGCGTTGATGTCCAGAGGGGTTACGGAGTCATCACGCTGGAGGGAGGACGTCAGATGGAGCTGAAAACAGTTGCTGTGGACACCTGGCATGTCCAGGAGTTTGAGGACAGTGAAATTCCAGTAGAAAGCACTGGACAGCTTTACGAAGGAGACTCCTACGTCATCCGCTGGACTTACAGCATCAACACTGTTG ATGAGATGAACAGCACTGATGAGTGTAGCAGAGGTCCCGGACAAAAAGAATACACTGCCTTCTTCCTGTGGCGGGGCCGTGACTCCAGTGTCAGCGGACGGGACACTGCTGCTTTCCTGTCTATTGGGATAAACAACCATGAAGACTCGCAG GTGGTGGTACCTCAGGGAAAGGAACCTCCCTGTTTTCTGCAGCTTTTCCAGGGAGGCCTGGCCATTCACAAGGGCAAGCGAGAGGAGCCCTCCACGAATGCAG AGTGGCGTCTGTTCTGTGTGCGAGGAGAGCTCCCAGAGGAAGGCTCTCTGTTAGAAGTGGATTGCTGCTGTGCAGGCCTGAGGTCCAGGGGCTCTGTTGTCCTGCTCAATAGCCAGCAGGGAGTACTGTATCTCTGGACTGGCTGTAAAGCTCCTAGCAGCTCCAGAGTGGTCAGCAAGAGGGTAGTGGAGCATCTCACTCAAAT GTGTCCACTAGAGTTGGGTCTCAGTAAAAGCAGCCCTGTGACAGTGCAGGTAGTGGAGGAAGGTTCGGAGCCTGCAGACTTCTGGACAGCACTGGGACAAATGGACAGGAAGGCCTACGACTGCATGCTGCAAG ATCCAGGAAAGTATAACTTTACACCTCGCCTCTTCCACCTGAGCGCCTCCTCTGGGAGTTTCCAGGCCAAAGAGATGCTGAGTCCAACGCGGCTGCCAGGGCTTGTGATGGCAATGCCCTTTGTCCAGGAGAGTCTGTACTCTGTACCACAGCCGG CCTTGTTCCTGCTTGACAACCGTCTGGAAGTCTACCTGTGGCAGAGGGGTCAGCCCGAGCAGACGGAGAGCTCAGCTTCAGCTTGGGGCTGCTGGCATGACGAGAGGAGGTGTGCCATGCAGACGGCATTGCAGTACTGCAAAG AGATGAACCCAAGGCGGCCACCGCAGGCCTACCTCATCTTTGAGGGGTTAGAACCTCTAACCTTCACTAACGTGTTCCCCTGCTGGGAAAGGAGCCTGGGACCCCACACACAG GGTGATGCGGGGCGGGTGAAGCTGACCTTGGTGCAGGACGCCCTGGCCCAGCTCATGAAGACCCAGTACCCTCTGGAGGAGCTGCTGCGGAGCCCATTACCTGAAGGCGTGGACCCCCAGCGCCTGGAAGTCTACCTGTCTGATCAAGACTTCCAG ACTATTTTGGAAATGAAGAGAGATGAATATGATTCCCTCCCAGACTGGAAGCAAATTGATCTGAAGAAAATCAAAGGGCTGCTTTGCTAG
- the svilc gene encoding supervillin isoform X5, with protein sequence MDTMENPVLEPRSERIARYKAERRRELAERFGNMEELPSKWVRKDGKEVHDPATQAHRGNLNSDGLSERVNGRARGVTNGLEDPAESNNLRRLLDAEEEENCKADVKTDDRAKMSVAAKMSLFKELEKSAAPEASAFLKPSSGSISHERRVRRGNDHRFLTQPITCEEIVAISAPKPAPTVESQSVQAESVEDADESCKLSMSEKLALFNKLSLPGRQGGSPADGPPERRRQKGARYRTQPITVEEVNLLQEGPVQLPAFYLSPHLSDRQQASSVNLKPSEIRLSKPRPDTGLVPGEPSCPTQQGQQGQQGLQRHDSEPVLRGILKKSCSGGSEWSRTDGSQTDTPTSHEQNGGGCEEAGIQGRTESTEQQEMSAAPRRERRKASGVEGGSLTAAPWRQRARTRRETIACTPIRTMSEQDAPQEERPCQIKLQEQLVPSVEHSSDTTGRVQKQNEEECVRRMNEETNAMGHIQVTLADDTVKLQETTDTSRIKTNLSFEAQEVSSPTKNQIQPQWRQKSKEVDDEMDQVEELNTEQNRKKQEAGCMAKREISMQTGIEFEAPQSSPLSVVPHEVKEETSVDESNTFDAGFYSDQPSPSACAPPPSGDVAAAESEQDLGVLCQTNTPILTSAVAEHRRSVRPSRRTQGSRNPLRALAARDDIRQDYMGERVNTAAEESTQAEKKSKNSSVADSHLSRSEDLISSSDATKSSPPFSSLMLIHIKGRRHVQVRLVEPSARSLNSGDCFLLVTPEHCILWSGEFANEQEKAKASELASSIQSQRDLGCQAPQMVHLEEGLNCDSSLAADFWSLLGGRTQYRGASAEEEDEIYERGVVESNCVYRLVENKLVPHEQAWASIPSVSLLGSTEALVFDFGGEVYLWHGQDVSLSRKNVALQLTHQVWVGAYDYTNCRVNPLDPTQCNPNTQLRGEGRPSWALFGCVSEHSETALFREKFLDWTGGNGGTEEAAPVSKKTQPIPVQSSQSVSLSPDVLSACDAKVLVSGQSLEGDNLVHNVFSGVDVQRGYGVITLEGGRQMELKTVAVDTWHVQEFEDSEIPVESTGQLYEGDSYVIRWTYSINTVDEMNSTDECSRGPGQKEYTAFFLWRGRDSSVSGRDTAAFLSIGINNHEDSQVVVPQGKEPPCFLQLFQGGLAIHKGKREEPSTNAAEWRLFCVRGELPEEGSLLEVDCCCAGLRSRGSVVLLNSQQGVLYLWTGCKAPSSSRVVSKRVVEHLTQMCPLELGLSKSSPVTVQVVEEGSEPADFWTALGQMDRKAYDCMLQDPGKYNFTPRLFHLSASSGSFQAKEMLSPTRLPGLVMAMPFVQESLYSVPQPALFLLDNRLEVYLWQRGQPEQTESSASAWGCWHDERRCAMQTALQYCKEMNPRRPPQAYLIFEGLEPLTFTNVFPCWERSLGPHTQGDAGRVKLTLVQDALAQLMKTQYPLEELLRSPLPEGVDPQRLEVYLSDQDFQTILEMKRDEYDSLPDWKQIDLKKIKGLLC encoded by the exons ATGGACACCATGGAGAACCCAGTCCTGGAGCCCAGATCAGAGCGGATCGCTCGCTATAAAGCTGAGAGGAGGCGAGAACTGGCCGAGCGCTTTGGCAACATGGAGGAGCTACCTTCTAAGTGGGTGAGGAAGGATGGGAAAGAGGTGCACGACCCAGCAACTCAAGCCCATAGAGGGAATTTGAACTCAGATGGCCTCAGTGAAAGAGTTAACGGCAGAGCGCGAGGGGTTACAAATGGATTAGAGGATCCTGCAGAGTCCAACAACTTGAGAAG GCTGTTGGacgcagaggaagaggagaactGTAAAG CTGATGTGAAAACAGACGACAGAGCCAAAATGAGTGTGGCAGCCAAGATGTCTTTGTTTAAA GAGCTGGAGAAGTCTGCTGCCCCTGAGGCCTCGGCCTTCCTGAAACCTAGCTCGGGCAGCATCTCTCATGAGCGCAGGGTGCGCCGTGGCAACGACCATCGCTTTTTAACCCAGCCAATCACCTGTGAGGAAATCGTGGCAATCAG CGCCCCCAAACCAGCACCAACAGTGGAGTCCCAGTCTGTGCAGGCTGAGTCAGTGGAGGATGCCGATGAGAGCTGCAAGCTGAGCATGAGTGAGAAGCTGGCCCTCTTCAACAAACTGTCCCTGCCAGGGAGGCAAGGGGGCAGCCCCGCTGACGGGCCCCCAGAGAGACGAAGGCAAAAGGGGGCTCGGTACCGCACACAACCCATCACTGTGGAGGAGGTCAACCTG CTCCAAGAAGGCCCCGTACAGCTTCCTGCATTCTATTTGTCCCCTCATCTGTCCGACAGACAGCAGGCCTCGTCTGTCAACCTAAAACCCAGTGAGATACGCCTTTCCAAGCCAAGACCTGACACCGGTCTTGTGCCTGGGGAGCCTAGTTGCCCTACCCAGCAGGGCCAGCAGGGCCAGCAGGGCCTGCAGCGCCACGACTCTGAGCCCGTCTTGAGAGGAATCCTGAAGAAGAGTTGCTCTGGAGGCTCAGAGTGGAGCAGGACGGATGGCAGTCAGACAGATACACCAACCAGCCATGAACAGAATGGTGGAGGTTGCGAAGAAGCAGGGATACAAGGAAGGACGGAGAGCACAGAGCAGCAGGAAATGTCTGCAGCACCGCGGAGAGAGAGACGCAAGGCTTCAGGTGTGGAGGGAGGCTCGCTGACTGCCGCTCCCTGGAGGCAGAGGGCTCGAACCAGGAGGGAAACCATTGCCTGTACACCAATAAGAACCATGTCAGAGCAGGACGCTCCTCAGGAGGAGAGGCCCTGCCAGATAAAGCTGCAGGAACAGCTGGTTCCCTCTGTGGAACACAGCTCAGATACCACTGGGAGAGTTCA GAAGCAGAATGAGGAAGAGTGTGTGAGGAGGATGAATGAAGAAACCAACGCCATGGGACATATTCAAGTCACACTGGCAGATGACACCGTTAAACTGCAGGAGACAACTGACACCAGCAGAATTAAA ACAAATCTGTCCTTTGAGGCACAAGAAGTCTCCTCTCCTACCAAGAACCAGATTCAGCCTCAGTGGAGACAGAAG TCTAAGGAAGTTGATGACGAGATGGACCAAGTCGAGGAATTGAATACAGAGCAGAACAGGAAAAAGCAAGAGGCTGGATGTATGGCCAAGAGAG AAATCTCCATGCAGACTGGGATAGAGTTTGAAG CTCCACAGAGCTCTCCACTCTCAGTGGTTCCACATGAGGTGAAGGAGGAGACGTCTGTGGATgaatcaaacacgtttgatgcTGGTTTCTACAGCGATCAGCCCTCTCCCTCCGCCTGCGCCCCCCCACCCTCTGGAGACGTCGCTGCTGCAGAGAGTGAGCAGGACCTGGGTGTCCTCTGCCAGACCAACACACCCAT ACTGACCTCAGCGGTAGCAGAGCACCGGCGGTCGGTGCGTCCGTCCCGTCGGACTCAGGGCTCCAGAAATCCTCTGAGGGCTCTCGCTGCCCGGGACGACATCAGGCAGGACTACATGGGAGAGAGAGTCAACACAGCTGCTGAGGAGAGCACCCAAGCAGAGAAGA AGTCCAAGAACTCCTCGGTGGCTGATTCACATCTTTCCAGATCAGAAGACCTCATCTCTTCCTCAGATGCTACCAAGTCTTCTCCTCCCTTCAGCAGCCTGATGCTCATTCACATCAAAG GTAGGCGGCATGTCCAGGTGCGTCTGGTGGAGCCCTCAGCGCGGTCGCTGAACAGTGGAGACTGCTTCCTGCTGGTCACCCCGGAGCATTGCATCCTGTGGAGCGGAGAGTTTGCCAATGAACAAGAGAAAGCCAAG GCTTCTGAGCTGGCATCATCCATCCAGAGTCAGAGGGATCTCGGCTGTCAGGCCCCCCAGATGGTCCACCTGGAGGAGGGGCTGAACTGTGACAGCAGCCTAGCTGCAGACTTCTGGAGCCTTCTAGGAGGAAGGACACAATACAGAG GAGCCAGTgcagaagaggaggatgagatCTACGAGCGTGGTGTGGTGGAGTCCAACTGTGTGTACAGGCTTGTGGAGAACAAACTGGTGCCTCATGAACAGGCCTGGGCTTCTATCCCCAGTGTCTCCCTGCTGGGCTCCACTGAG gcccTGGTGTTTGATTTCGGCGGTGAGGTGTACTTGTGGCATGGACAGGATGTTTCCCTCAGCAGGAAGAATGTTGCTCTCCAGCTGACTCACCAAGTGTGGGTCGGAGCTTATGACTACACCAACTGTCGAGTCAATCCACTGGATCCCACGCAGTGTAACCCGAACACACAGCT GAGGGGAGAGGGGCGTCCCAGCTGGGCGTTGTTCGGTTGTGTCTCAGAGCACAGTGAGACAGCTCTGTTCAGGGAGAAGTTCCTGGACTGGACAGGCGGGAATGGAGGCACGGAGGAAGCTGCTCCGGTGAGCAAGAAGACACAG CCCATCCCAGTGCAGTCTTCCCAGTCTGTGTCCCTGTCACCAGATGTCCTGAGCGCCTGTGACGCAAAGGTTCTAGTTTCGGGTCAGTCACTGGAAGGGGACAACCTGGTCCATAATGTGTTTTCTGGCGTTGATGTCCAGAGGGGTTACGGAGTCATCACGCTGGAGGGAGGACGTCAGATGGAGCTGAAAACAGTTGCTGTGGACACCTGGCATGTCCAGGAGTTTGAGGACAGTGAAATTCCAGTAGAAAGCACTGGACAGCTTTACGAAGGAGACTCCTACGTCATCCGCTGGACTTACAGCATCAACACTGTTG ATGAGATGAACAGCACTGATGAGTGTAGCAGAGGTCCCGGACAAAAAGAATACACTGCCTTCTTCCTGTGGCGGGGCCGTGACTCCAGTGTCAGCGGACGGGACACTGCTGCTTTCCTGTCTATTGGGATAAACAACCATGAAGACTCGCAG GTGGTGGTACCTCAGGGAAAGGAACCTCCCTGTTTTCTGCAGCTTTTCCAGGGAGGCCTGGCCATTCACAAGGGCAAGCGAGAGGAGCCCTCCACGAATGCAG CAGAGTGGCGTCTGTTCTGTGTGCGAGGAGAGCTCCCAGAGGAAGGCTCTCTGTTAGAAGTGGATTGCTGCTGTGCAGGCCTGAGGTCCAGGGGCTCTGTTGTCCTGCTCAATAGCCAGCAGGGAGTACTGTATCTCTGGACTGGCTGTAAAGCTCCTAGCAGCTCCAGAGTGGTCAGCAAGAGGGTAGTGGAGCATCTCACTCAAAT GTGTCCACTAGAGTTGGGTCTCAGTAAAAGCAGCCCTGTGACAGTGCAGGTAGTGGAGGAAGGTTCGGAGCCTGCAGACTTCTGGACAGCACTGGGACAAATGGACAGGAAGGCCTACGACTGCATGCTGCAAG ATCCAGGAAAGTATAACTTTACACCTCGCCTCTTCCACCTGAGCGCCTCCTCTGGGAGTTTCCAGGCCAAAGAGATGCTGAGTCCAACGCGGCTGCCAGGGCTTGTGATGGCAATGCCCTTTGTCCAGGAGAGTCTGTACTCTGTACCACAGCCGG CCTTGTTCCTGCTTGACAACCGTCTGGAAGTCTACCTGTGGCAGAGGGGTCAGCCCGAGCAGACGGAGAGCTCAGCTTCAGCTTGGGGCTGCTGGCATGACGAGAGGAGGTGTGCCATGCAGACGGCATTGCAGTACTGCAAAG AGATGAACCCAAGGCGGCCACCGCAGGCCTACCTCATCTTTGAGGGGTTAGAACCTCTAACCTTCACTAACGTGTTCCCCTGCTGGGAAAGGAGCCTGGGACCCCACACACAG GGTGATGCGGGGCGGGTGAAGCTGACCTTGGTGCAGGACGCCCTGGCCCAGCTCATGAAGACCCAGTACCCTCTGGAGGAGCTGCTGCGGAGCCCATTACCTGAAGGCGTGGACCCCCAGCGCCTGGAAGTCTACCTGTCTGATCAAGACTTCCAG ACTATTTTGGAAATGAAGAGAGATGAATATGATTCCCTCCCAGACTGGAAGCAAATTGATCTGAAGAAAATCAAAGGGCTGCTTTGCTAG